In the genome of Acetobacter oryzifermentans, one region contains:
- a CDS encoding mannitol dehydrogenase family protein — MIPLSNATLHQLPVQVTTPRYNRQKTTAGIAHLGVGNFHRAHQAMYINKVLEREGQQGWAIVGVGLRNSAREDKRAAIMAEQDNLYTLTTFAPDSSHETSVIGSIIEYVHAAKDRAAAIKRLTDPDIKIVTLTITEGGYYLDAQGNFTLDHPDIKADLARDVPETAFGLVCEALRQRRESGTGPFTVLSCDNLRHNGKVARTAFCTYATARDPILGAWIKENVSFPSSMVDRITPSVGEADITRLDALTGVADQMPIFAEDFTQWVIEDNFCAGRPELETVGVQFTDDVGPYEQVKLRMLNASHSMLALPGVLMGYDTVPHAIADTLLLGHLERFLTEDASPFITPPKGLSLAQYAQQVLHRFRNPAVGDQLLRIASDSGSKLPVFLTDTVNGVLGSGRDHWRLAFGTACFLEYLRGTTDKGTPYTITEPAINAEQLALACAEDLAAGLQMTVFAGWNLKDYPNFATDVVKLRQSIRAQGTHKTLAQHAG, encoded by the coding sequence ATGATCCCTCTTTCCAACGCCACACTGCATCAGCTTCCTGTTCAGGTTACAACGCCGCGTTATAATCGGCAGAAAACCACAGCAGGCATTGCGCATCTTGGCGTGGGCAATTTTCATCGCGCCCATCAGGCCATGTATATCAACAAAGTTCTGGAGCGTGAGGGCCAGCAAGGCTGGGCCATTGTTGGCGTGGGATTGCGCAACTCCGCGCGGGAAGACAAGCGCGCAGCCATTATGGCGGAACAGGACAACCTGTACACCCTCACCACCTTTGCGCCCGATAGCTCCCATGAAACCAGTGTTATCGGCAGCATTATAGAATATGTGCATGCTGCCAAAGATCGTGCTGCCGCCATTAAACGCCTGACAGATCCGGATATTAAAATTGTCACCCTGACCATTACAGAAGGTGGCTACTACTTGGATGCCCAAGGCAACTTCACGCTGGATCACCCTGATATTAAAGCAGATTTGGCGCGTGATGTACCCGAAACAGCATTCGGGCTGGTATGTGAAGCCCTACGCCAGCGGCGCGAAAGCGGCACCGGCCCCTTTACAGTACTCAGCTGCGATAACCTGCGCCATAACGGCAAGGTGGCCCGCACAGCTTTTTGCACCTACGCCACAGCGCGTGATCCCATTTTGGGCGCATGGATAAAAGAAAACGTTAGCTTTCCATCCAGCATGGTGGATCGGATTACACCTTCCGTTGGTGAAGCCGATATAACACGATTGGATGCTCTGACAGGCGTGGCCGACCAGATGCCCATTTTTGCAGAAGACTTCACTCAATGGGTTATCGAAGATAATTTCTGCGCAGGCCGTCCGGAACTGGAAACTGTGGGCGTGCAGTTTACGGATGATGTTGGGCCTTATGAGCAGGTGAAACTGCGTATGCTCAACGCCTCTCACTCCATGCTGGCACTTCCCGGCGTGCTGATGGGGTATGACACCGTGCCTCATGCCATAGCAGACACCTTGTTGCTGGGGCATCTGGAACGTTTTCTGACCGAAGATGCCTCACCGTTCATTACACCGCCCAAAGGTCTTTCTCTGGCTCAATATGCTCAGCAGGTGCTGCACCGCTTCCGCAACCCGGCGGTTGGGGATCAGCTTTTACGCATTGCCTCCGATAGCGGCTCTAAACTGCCTGTGTTCCTGACAGATACTGTCAATGGGGTTCTCGGCTCTGGGCGCGATCATTGGCGGCTGGCGTTTGGCACGGCTTGCTTTTTAGAATATCTGCGCGGCACTACGGATAAAGGCACGCCCTATACCATTACAGAACCTGCCATCAACGCAGAGCAACTGGCGCTAGCATGCGCAGAAGATCTGGCCGCAGGATTACAGATGACTGTTTTTGCAGGCTGGAACCTGAAAGATTACCCCAATTTTGCAACTGATGTTGTAAAGCTACGCCAGAGCATTCGTGCACAAGGCACACACAAAACCCTTGCCCAGCACGCTGGCTAA
- the rpmI gene encoding 50S ribosomal protein L35 — MPKMKTKSSVKKRFKITATGKVLSGPCGKRHGLIKRTQKMKRSARGTQTMTPQDGRTVKQWAPYGL; from the coding sequence ATGCCCAAGATGAAGACCAAGTCGTCGGTCAAGAAGCGGTTTAAAATCACCGCAACCGGCAAGGTGCTCTCTGGTCCGTGCGGTAAACGCCACGGCCTTATCAAGCGCACACAGAAAATGAAGCGCTCCGCACGCGGCACGCAGACCATGACCCCGCAGGACGGCCGTACCGTCAAGCAGTGGGCCCCCTACGGGCTATAA
- the rplT gene encoding 50S ribosomal protein L20 encodes MARVKRGVTTLARHKKVLELAKGYRGRSSTNYRIALERVEKALRYAYRDRRNKKREFRALWIQRINAAVREHGLTYSRFINGLDKAGIEIDRKVLAAIAFDDAATFAEIVKKAQAALAA; translated from the coding sequence ATGGCACGTGTAAAACGGGGTGTTACCACCCTTGCTCGTCATAAAAAGGTTCTGGAACTGGCCAAGGGTTATCGCGGCCGCTCCTCCACCAACTATCGCATTGCGCTGGAACGTGTTGAAAAGGCACTGCGCTATGCTTACCGTGACCGCCGCAACAAAAAGCGTGAATTCCGCGCTCTGTGGATTCAGCGTATCAACGCTGCGGTGCGCGAACATGGCCTGACCTATAGCCGTTTCATTAACGGTCTGGACAAGGCTGGTATCGAAATCGATCGTAAGGTGCTGGCCGCCATTGCGTTTGATGATGCCGCAACCTTTGCTGAAATCGTAAAGAAGGCTCAGGCTGCTCTGGCTGCCTGA
- the pheT gene encoding phenylalanine--tRNA ligase subunit beta, with translation MKFTLSWLYDHLDTQATLEEICAKLNQIGLEVESVENRGAAIEPFLTARILDAQPHPNADRLQVCRVDAGPGFQDVQVVCGAPNARKGLAVIFAKPGTYVPGLDITIKAGKIRGEASGGMLCSLRELGLGEESNGIAELPEDTLPGQSYADFAGLDDVVIDIAITPNRGDALGVRGVARDLAAAGLGTLRPWLAETVEGTFESPVVWDISYPEACPWVLGRTIRGVKNGPSPEWLQRKLESIGLRPISALVDITNYFCFDLGRPLHVFDAAKIAGGKLTICRGEGEQFRALDGQDYTVGPEDCVIADQAGVQSLAGIMGGEATGATAETTDVFVECALFDAVKIALSARRVGVSSDSSYRFERGVDPALPVSALEAATRLIIELCGGEASEVVSAGAQPAWQRDATLRFARVRDLGGLDVPADESVDLLEKLGFEVQDRNNTQVRVSVPSWRNDIAQKPILAQGEGIPADVAAKAAEGVAAIESESDLVEEVLRLKGLDAVPAVPLPSVVVVPEAALTPRQARLALARRFLAARGLTETVGFSFVSHEEAERFGGAPESLRLLNPIASDLDQMRPTPMINLLAAVKHNSARGWGDLGLFEVGPAFAENSQQPVVAGVRSGHTPRYPGRAGQPVSLWAVKADALELLQQLGVNPDAMSTTTDAPGWYHPGRSGVLRQGPKNVLAYFGELHPSLLQAEGIDVPVVGFELLPDMVPDPKRKKKAAPRLSAFQPVRRDFAFVVARDVPGEKLLRAVRGAERQLVADVSLFDVYEGPHVPEGHRSIGVEVTLQPMDKSLTDAELEAVSEKIVAAVTKATGATLR, from the coding sequence ATGAAGTTCACGCTATCTTGGTTGTATGACCATCTGGATACGCAGGCCACGCTGGAAGAAATCTGCGCAAAGCTGAACCAGATCGGGCTTGAGGTTGAAAGCGTTGAAAACCGTGGCGCGGCGATTGAGCCATTTTTAACCGCCCGTATTTTGGATGCCCAACCGCACCCTAATGCAGACCGCCTTCAGGTGTGCCGGGTAGATGCGGGCCCCGGTTTTCAGGATGTGCAGGTGGTATGTGGCGCCCCCAATGCACGCAAAGGGCTAGCTGTTATTTTTGCCAAACCGGGTACCTATGTGCCGGGGTTGGATATTACCATCAAGGCTGGCAAGATTCGTGGTGAAGCCAGCGGCGGTATGCTGTGCTCCCTGCGTGAATTGGGTCTTGGTGAAGAAAGCAACGGCATTGCAGAACTGCCGGAAGATACGCTGCCCGGCCAGTCCTATGCTGATTTTGCTGGCCTTGATGATGTGGTGATCGACATTGCCATTACTCCCAACCGGGGTGATGCGCTGGGCGTACGCGGCGTTGCGCGGGATCTGGCCGCTGCAGGGCTTGGCACGTTGCGCCCGTGGCTGGCAGAAACGGTGGAAGGCACATTTGAATCCCCCGTGGTGTGGGATATCTCCTACCCAGAAGCCTGCCCGTGGGTGTTGGGCCGCACTATTCGTGGTGTGAAAAACGGCCCTAGCCCGGAATGGCTTCAGCGCAAGTTGGAAAGCATTGGCCTGCGCCCGATTTCCGCGCTGGTGGATATCACCAACTATTTCTGTTTCGATCTCGGCCGCCCGCTGCACGTATTTGATGCTGCCAAAATTGCCGGTGGCAAGCTGACAATCTGCCGGGGTGAGGGGGAACAGTTCCGGGCGCTGGATGGGCAGGATTATACAGTTGGCCCAGAAGACTGCGTGATTGCAGATCAGGCTGGCGTACAGTCTTTGGCCGGAATTATGGGCGGTGAAGCCACAGGTGCAACAGCAGAAACCACAGATGTATTTGTGGAATGTGCCCTGTTTGATGCCGTGAAAATTGCTCTGAGCGCTCGCCGTGTGGGGGTTTCCTCGGATTCCAGCTATCGGTTTGAGCGTGGGGTAGATCCAGCCCTGCCAGTTTCGGCGTTGGAAGCGGCAACACGCCTGATTATTGAACTCTGTGGTGGTGAGGCCAGCGAAGTTGTTTCTGCTGGGGCGCAGCCTGCTTGGCAGCGTGATGCCACGTTGCGTTTTGCCCGCGTGCGCGATCTGGGTGGGCTGGATGTGCCTGCTGATGAAAGCGTGGACCTGCTGGAAAAACTGGGTTTTGAGGTGCAGGACCGTAACAATACGCAGGTGCGTGTAAGCGTGCCATCATGGCGGAATGATATTGCCCAAAAGCCTATTCTGGCACAGGGCGAGGGTATTCCGGCTGATGTTGCCGCCAAGGCTGCGGAAGGTGTTGCCGCTATAGAATCAGAAAGCGATCTGGTTGAAGAAGTGCTGCGCCTTAAAGGGCTGGATGCCGTGCCTGCGGTGCCGCTGCCATCTGTGGTGGTTGTGCCAGAAGCTGCACTTACGCCTCGTCAGGCGCGTCTGGCACTTGCGCGGCGCTTTTTGGCTGCTCGCGGGCTTACAGAAACAGTCGGTTTCTCTTTCGTCTCGCACGAGGAGGCTGAACGGTTTGGTGGCGCGCCGGAATCCCTGCGTTTGCTCAATCCCATTGCGTCTGATCTAGACCAGATGCGCCCCACACCCATGATCAATCTGTTGGCTGCGGTTAAGCATAACAGCGCACGTGGCTGGGGTGATCTGGGGCTGTTTGAAGTTGGCCCAGCCTTTGCAGAAAATAGCCAGCAACCTGTGGTAGCCGGTGTGCGCTCTGGCCACACACCGCGTTATCCGGGGCGGGCGGGGCAGCCTGTTTCTCTGTGGGCGGTTAAGGCAGATGCGCTGGAACTGCTCCAGCAGCTTGGTGTAAACCCAGATGCCATGAGCACCACCACAGATGCGCCGGGCTGGTATCATCCCGGTCGTTCTGGCGTGCTGCGGCAGGGGCCAAAAAACGTGCTGGCCTATTTTGGTGAATTGCATCCATCTTTGCTTCAGGCCGAGGGTATTGATGTGCCGGTTGTAGGGTTTGAATTGCTGCCAGATATGGTGCCAGACCCCAAACGCAAAAAGAAAGCCGCACCGCGTCTTTCTGCGTTCCAGCCAGTGCGGCGTGATTTTGCATTTGTTGTGGCGCGCGATGTACCGGGTGAAAAATTGCTGCGTGCCGTGCGTGGGGCAGAGCGCCAGCTTGTTGCAGATGTAAGCCTGTTTGATGTGTATGAAGGCCCGCACGTGCCAGAAGGGCATCGCTCTATTGGTGTGGAAGTTACGCTTCAACCAATGGATAAAAGCCTGACAGATGCGGAACTGGAAGCTGTATCTGAAAAAATTGTTGCCGCTGTTACCAAGGCAACGGGTGCAACCCTGCGTTAA
- the pheS gene encoding phenylalanine--tRNA ligase subunit alpha, whose product MSNDLEILRQEVLSELAGATDLKAWDAVRVSTLGKSGRLTALLKALGKMQPDERKARGVALNRLRDELTRAIEARGKELEAAALEARLVAERVDVTLPPPPVERGYLHPISRTIEEMTAIFGAMGFKVAEGPDIETDWHNFSALNTPDHHPARTDHDTFYLPPQPGLDVTRVLRTQTSGVQIRTMLAQKPPIRVIVPGRTYRADHDATHSPMFHQCEGLVVGKGITLGHLKGCLIEFLRAFFGKPELPVRFRSSYFPFTEPSLEVDIGWSRKTGEIGGGEDWLEVLGAGMVHARVLANCGLDPREWQGFAFGMGIERLAMLKNGIPDLRSFYESDIRWLRYYGSDPLAPALLHEGV is encoded by the coding sequence ATGAGCAACGATCTTGAGATTCTGCGGCAGGAAGTCCTGTCCGAACTGGCTGGCGCCACAGACCTGAAAGCATGGGATGCTGTGCGTGTCAGCACCCTGGGAAAATCTGGCAGGCTGACGGCTTTGCTCAAAGCGCTGGGGAAAATGCAGCCCGATGAACGCAAAGCCCGTGGTGTGGCGCTCAACCGCCTGCGTGATGAACTCACCCGTGCAATTGAAGCGCGCGGTAAAGAGCTGGAAGCCGCAGCGCTGGAAGCCCGTTTGGTTGCCGAGCGGGTGGATGTTACCCTGCCACCACCACCGGTAGAACGGGGTTACCTGCACCCCATCAGCCGCACGATTGAAGAAATGACCGCCATTTTTGGCGCCATGGGCTTTAAGGTGGCAGAAGGGCCGGATATCGAAACAGACTGGCACAACTTTTCCGCCCTCAACACGCCCGATCATCATCCTGCACGTACAGATCATGATACGTTTTATTTGCCGCCACAGCCGGGGCTGGATGTTACGCGCGTGCTGCGTACCCAGACATCTGGCGTGCAAATTCGTACCATGCTGGCGCAAAAGCCACCCATCCGCGTGATTGTGCCGGGCCGTACCTACCGGGCCGATCATGATGCCACGCACTCCCCCATGTTCCACCAGTGCGAAGGCTTGGTTGTGGGCAAGGGCATTACACTAGGGCACCTGAAAGGCTGCCTGATTGAATTTTTGCGGGCGTTCTTCGGTAAGCCGGAATTGCCGGTGCGCTTCCGTTCCTCCTACTTCCCGTTTACCGAACCTTCCTTGGAAGTGGATATCGGCTGGTCTCGTAAAACTGGTGAGATCGGCGGTGGGGAAGATTGGTTGGAAGTGCTGGGCGCAGGCATGGTGCATGCCCGTGTGCTGGCCAACTGTGGGTTGGACCCGCGTGAATGGCAGGGCTTTGCCTTTGGCATGGGCATTGAACGGCTGGCTATGTTGAAGAACGGTATTCCCGATCTGCGTTCGTTTTATGAAAGTGATATCCGCTGGCTGCGCTATTATGGGTCGGACCCGCTTGCGCCCGCGCTACTGCATGAGGGGGTGTGA
- a CDS encoding c-type cytochrome has product MIKRLLAGVAAAGVLGGLGFLYYAWYPPIAPIERPNPASFSAEQIERGRIVAAEGYCAECHTRTDNGGGPELAGDYKMDTPFGAIYSSNITPDVEMGIGAWSEEAFRRAMHLGVSRKGVHLIPAFPYDHFTKMTDQDISDLYAYIMTRPAVHMSRRPNELPFPLSLRILQAGWKLLYLRPGVYKPDPRHDALWNRGAYLAEGNAHCGACHTPRDLMGAEKKGSAYDGAVVDNWIAPALNEHNPTPTTWTEDELFQYLRFGVAPLHGPAGGPMSPVPHRFLSTVPEEDVHAIAHYFADVDHAAEREKNDKAALARAMEESKTDLIGPNVDPDAKLYQGACAACHYNAAPTPVLGRPDLALNNALWLDEPTNLYQVMLRGLTAEEGQSGVAMPSFYNALSDKDMARIAAYLRRTRTTLPPWTNLEKKAAEVRKTVQPVPVNSSH; this is encoded by the coding sequence GTGATCAAACGTCTTCTAGCGGGAGTAGCCGCGGCCGGGGTCCTTGGGGGGCTCGGGTTCTTATATTATGCGTGGTATCCACCGATTGCACCAATTGAGCGGCCAAACCCCGCCAGCTTTTCTGCCGAGCAGATAGAACGCGGGCGGATTGTTGCTGCCGAAGGGTATTGCGCCGAATGTCACACCCGCACAGATAACGGCGGCGGCCCGGAACTGGCTGGTGACTATAAAATGGATACCCCGTTTGGGGCTATCTATTCTTCCAACATCACACCAGATGTTGAAATGGGCATTGGCGCATGGTCGGAAGAGGCCTTTCGCCGCGCCATGCATCTTGGTGTATCCCGCAAGGGCGTGCATCTGATCCCGGCTTTCCCGTACGATCATTTCACCAAGATGACGGATCAGGATATTTCCGATCTGTATGCCTACATCATGACACGTCCAGCCGTGCATATGTCTCGCCGCCCGAACGAACTGCCTTTCCCGCTCAGCCTGCGTATTCTTCAGGCGGGTTGGAAGCTGCTGTATCTGCGCCCCGGCGTGTACAAGCCCGACCCTCGGCATGATGCCCTGTGGAACCGCGGCGCCTATCTGGCCGAAGGCAACGCCCATTGCGGCGCATGCCATACCCCGCGTGACCTTATGGGAGCCGAAAAGAAAGGCTCTGCCTACGATGGCGCTGTGGTGGATAACTGGATTGCGCCCGCCCTTAACGAGCACAACCCAACCCCCACCACATGGACGGAAGACGAGCTGTTCCAGTATCTGCGCTTTGGCGTAGCACCACTGCACGGCCCGGCTGGTGGGCCTATGTCCCCCGTGCCGCATCGCTTCCTTTCCACTGTGCCGGAAGAAGATGTGCATGCCATTGCGCATTACTTTGCGGATGTGGATCACGCTGCCGAGCGTGAAAAGAACGATAAGGCCGCCTTGGCTCGCGCCATGGAAGAATCCAAAACCGATCTGATCGGCCCGAATGTGGACCCAGACGCAAAGCTGTATCAGGGTGCTTGTGCGGCCTGCCATTACAATGCAGCGCCTACGCCTGTTCTTGGCCGCCCGGATCTGGCGCTCAACAACGCACTGTGGCTGGATGAACCCACAAACCTGTATCAGGTTATGCTGCGTGGGCTTACAGCAGAAGAAGGGCAATCTGGCGTAGCCATGCCCAGCTTCTACAATGCGCTGTCTGACAAGGATATGGCCCGCATTGCAGCCTATCTGCGCCGCACCCGCACCACACTGCCACCGTGGACAAACCTTGAGAAAAAGGCCGCCGAAGTGCGCAAGACCGTCCAGCCAGTTCCTGTCAATTCTTCGCACTAA
- a CDS encoding (2Fe-2S)-binding protein, producing MIKFKLNGRDVSVDAPEDTPLLWALRDDLDQTGTKFGCGVGQCGACTVLVGGRATRSCITPVSSIEGADVTTIEGLHPEGKHPVQEAWKDIQVPQCGYCQSGQIMQAVSLLKDYPNPTDEQIDGVMGGSLCRCMTYVRIRKAIKKAAAAMQKEEASHG from the coding sequence ATGATAAAATTCAAACTCAATGGCCGTGACGTTTCCGTCGATGCGCCAGAAGATACCCCTTTGTTGTGGGCCCTGCGTGATGATCTGGACCAGACAGGCACAAAGTTTGGTTGTGGCGTAGGCCAGTGCGGTGCATGCACCGTGCTGGTGGGTGGCCGCGCCACCCGCTCCTGCATTACGCCTGTTAGCTCCATAGAAGGCGCTGATGTAACCACGATTGAAGGCCTGCACCCAGAAGGCAAGCACCCTGTGCAGGAAGCCTGGAAGGATATTCAGGTTCCGCAGTGTGGGTACTGTCAGTCGGGCCAGATTATGCAGGCTGTCAGCCTTCTGAAAGATTATCCTAACCCAACGGATGAGCAGATTGATGGCGTAATGGGCGGTAGCCTGTGCCGATGCATGACGTATGTGCGCATCCGCAAGGCGATTAAAAAAGCGGCCGCCGCCATGCAGAAGGAGGAGGCATCTCATGGGTAA
- a CDS encoding ABC transporter substrate-binding protein: MLASKSGKLFRCACFCLLLTASTTKAGVAAPVLDAPAASTSHMGGTLRLVAASSGGTLDPQTNYSGKYINLFANVYDGLTTFRKADGLAGADVVPDLAEDLPHPEDGGLTYTFRLREGIIFSTGQPVTTADVVASFRRIFRVGSPTAGSFYGAIKGADACLRSPTDCKLEGVVENPATRSITFHLTTPDTEFLHKLAFTHAVILPANTPDHDTGNVPLPSTGPYQLTVYDPNRFLKLARNPYFKEWSAQAQPLGYPDDIEYTFGIPDEAAVTAVENGQYDWMADPIPLDRLGELGSRFAGQTHVLRHPAMYFLPMNMREAPFSSLKARQAVNYALNRKAMTILYGGPGIARPLCGMLPSTLPAPSTQCFYTKDASPESPAPMWRGVDMEKARNLVRESGTYGQKVTVIAANTSVDLAMGAWVRDMLQNLGYRANLRPLSSALAFSYMQNSDNHVQIGVASWSADYPSASNFLDALLGCENIHPGSDSSINIPGFCNHDVQRLMDKAKTDVSLTAQAQNALWQEADKLVMEQAPVAPAIEKDAVILTSPRLKNLLFTPVNQLLFSQAWVQ; this comes from the coding sequence ATTCTGGCCAGTAAGTCTGGCAAGCTGTTTCGCTGTGCCTGTTTTTGTCTGCTGCTTACGGCCAGCACAACAAAAGCAGGTGTGGCCGCGCCTGTTTTAGATGCCCCTGCCGCATCCACCTCACATATGGGTGGCACTTTACGCTTGGTTGCGGCCTCTTCTGGCGGCACATTAGATCCCCAGACCAATTACTCCGGCAAATACATTAATCTGTTTGCCAATGTGTATGATGGGTTAACCACCTTCCGCAAAGCAGATGGTCTGGCTGGGGCAGACGTAGTGCCAGATTTGGCTGAAGACCTTCCACACCCAGAAGATGGCGGCCTGACCTACACTTTCCGCCTGCGTGAAGGCATTATTTTTTCCACCGGGCAGCCTGTCACCACGGCTGATGTTGTGGCATCCTTCCGACGGATTTTTCGTGTTGGCAGCCCAACGGCAGGGTCTTTTTACGGGGCTATCAAAGGGGCCGATGCCTGCCTACGCAGCCCAACAGATTGCAAGCTTGAAGGGGTTGTAGAAAACCCTGCCACGCGCAGCATTACATTTCATCTCACCACGCCTGATACAGAATTCCTGCATAAGCTGGCATTTACGCACGCCGTGATTTTACCGGCCAATACGCCAGACCATGATACCGGCAATGTACCTTTACCAAGCACCGGCCCCTATCAGCTTACAGTGTATGACCCGAACCGATTTTTAAAGCTGGCACGCAATCCATATTTTAAGGAATGGAGTGCACAGGCACAGCCTCTCGGCTACCCTGATGACATAGAATACACCTTTGGCATACCAGATGAAGCTGCCGTAACCGCCGTAGAAAACGGGCAGTATGACTGGATGGCAGACCCCATCCCCCTAGACCGACTTGGGGAATTAGGCAGCCGTTTTGCTGGCCAGACACATGTGTTGCGCCACCCGGCCATGTATTTCCTACCCATGAACATGCGGGAGGCGCCTTTTTCTTCACTCAAGGCGCGGCAAGCCGTCAATTACGCACTCAACCGCAAGGCCATGACCATTCTTTATGGCGGCCCCGGTATTGCGCGGCCACTCTGCGGGATGTTGCCTTCTACTTTGCCAGCACCCTCTACGCAGTGTTTTTATACTAAAGATGCCTCTCCCGAATCCCCTGCCCCTATGTGGCGTGGCGTGGATATGGAAAAAGCCCGCAATCTGGTGCGTGAAAGCGGAACATATGGCCAGAAAGTCACCGTAATTGCTGCCAATACCAGTGTTGATCTGGCTATGGGCGCATGGGTGCGGGATATGTTGCAAAACCTTGGCTACCGCGCCAACCTACGCCCACTTAGCAGTGCGCTGGCTTTTTCCTACATGCAGAACTCAGATAACCATGTGCAGATTGGCGTGGCCTCTTGGTCTGCCGATTATCCATCGGCTTCCAATTTTTTGGATGCTTTATTGGGGTGTGAAAATATTCATCCCGGTTCAGACAGCTCCATCAATATTCCCGGCTTTTGCAATCACGATGTGCAAAGACTGATGGATAAAGCCAAAACGGATGTTAGCCTGACAGCCCAAGCACAAAACGCCTTGTGGCAAGAGGCCGACAAACTGGTTATGGAACAAGCCCCCGTAGCTCCAGCCATTGAAAAAGATGCTGTAATTTTAACATCCCCACGCCTGAAAAACCTGTTGTTTACACCCGTAAACCAGCTTTTGTTCTCTCAGGCATGGGTGCAGTAA
- the pstS gene encoding phosphate ABC transporter substrate-binding protein PstS, which translates to MKEKRIMAGRAENMSWKKTVFLSALLCGLAGGVLPKARAEQITGAGSSFAAPLYQSWSAHSAAQTGVQLNYQTIGSGAGQNQVLAGTVDFGASDAPMPHARLEAGHLLQFPTAIGGIVVIANVPGVPEGALRLTGPVLAAIYDGSITQWNDPQIVALNPGVTLPDLPVAPLHRADGSGTTYVFTEYLGRVSPTWEKQVGRGTSVAWPVGAGARGNDGIASYVKNTEGSVGYAEYAYAERNHLSTVVLQNRAGEFVVPSVNSFTRAAENATWDQADMTASLCDADGAGSWPIVTTTYALVPREANEANHGNAVRTFFRWGVKDGEAASRELDYVPLPATVRDAVLERLK; encoded by the coding sequence ATGAAGGAAAAGCGCATCATGGCAGGCAGGGCTGAAAACATGAGTTGGAAGAAAACTGTTTTCCTGTCTGCCTTGTTGTGTGGCTTGGCGGGTGGCGTTTTGCCAAAGGCGCGGGCCGAACAAATTACAGGGGCCGGTTCCAGCTTTGCCGCGCCCTTGTATCAGTCATGGTCTGCTCATTCTGCGGCGCAAACAGGTGTGCAGCTTAATTATCAGACCATTGGTTCTGGTGCTGGGCAGAATCAGGTTTTGGCTGGCACAGTGGATTTTGGTGCATCCGATGCCCCAATGCCTCATGCGCGGCTGGAGGCTGGGCATTTGCTCCAGTTTCCTACCGCTATTGGTGGCATTGTTGTTATTGCCAATGTACCAGGCGTGCCAGAAGGTGCGTTGCGTCTTACTGGCCCCGTTCTGGCAGCTATTTATGATGGTTCCATCACGCAATGGAATGATCCGCAGATTGTTGCGCTCAACCCCGGTGTCACGTTGCCGGATCTGCCCGTGGCTCCGCTACACCGGGCAGACGGATCTGGCACAACCTATGTGTTTACAGAATATCTCGGTCGGGTTTCCCCCACGTGGGAGAAGCAGGTGGGGCGTGGCACGTCTGTTGCATGGCCTGTTGGTGCAGGTGCGCGCGGGAATGATGGCATTGCCTCTTACGTAAAAAATACAGAAGGCAGTGTGGGGTATGCGGAATACGCTTATGCGGAACGCAACCACCTTTCCACCGTTGTTCTGCAAAACCGGGCAGGGGAATTTGTGGTGCCCTCTGTTAACAGTTTTACGCGGGCGGCAGAAAACGCCACGTGGGATCAAGCAGACATGACAGCTTCGCTTTGTGATGCAGACGGAGCCGGAAGCTGGCCGATTGTAACCACCACCTATGCATTGGTGCCGCGTGAAGCAAATGAAGCAAACCACGGAAACGCTGTAAGAACGTTCTTCCGTTGGGGCGTGAAGGATGGAGAGGCCGCCAGCCGGGAATTGGACTATGTGCCATTGCCTGCAACTGTGCGAGATGCCGTTCTGGAGCGGCTGAAATAG